In Nostoc edaphicum CCNP1411, the sequence TACACCATCTCAGGCGTTATCTTGAGAAGTTCCGAGCAGTCGGCGTCATTTCCATGTGTAACCACTGTCCTTATGTAGAGTGGTATCTAGGCAAGCTCAGAAACATTCAAGCCGAATTTGCGCCAAAAGGCTTCACACTAATTGGGATGAATGGTAGTGATGGCGATCGCGAAACTCGGTCAAGCTTTGAAAATATGAAAGCTTTTGCCCTGCGTCACCACTTGAACTTCCCCTACCTGTGGGACTCTACGCAAGATGTGACCCGCAGTTTTGGTGCTACAAAAACACCAATGGCTTTTTTAATAGATACTAATGGTATAGTCCGCTACAAAGGTAGAATTGACAATCATCGCCAAGACCCATCATCGGTGGGAGAGGATTATTTGAGAACTGCGATCGCTTCTCTGTTTAAAGGTCAAGAAATAGACATACCACAAACAGAACCAATAGGTACTACATTGATTTGGCGTAACTAGACATAGATAGTCCCTGTAACTGTTATCTTAAATTGGAGGCAATTGCAACTTTTTTGATAAAGCGGAACTTCATGGGAACGAATTACCGACGGGTTTTACTCAAACTGAGCGGTGAAGCCTTAATGGGCAACATGGGCTATGGCATTGATCCAGAAGTGGTCAAAGGAATAGCACAAGAATTAGCAGAGGTGATAGCCACTGGCACTCAAATCGCCATAGTTGTTGGCGGCGGCAATATTTTTCGTGGCGTCAAAGCAGCGTCGGCGGGGATGGACAGGGCAACCGCTGACTATATCGGGATGATTGCCACGGTAATGAATGCCATGACGCTACAAGATTCTCTGGAACGCATAGGAGTACAGACGCGGGTACAAACTGCGATCGCTATGCAAGAATTAGCAGAACCGTATATCCGTCGTCGTGCCATCCGTCATCTTGAAAAAGGACGGGTGGTAATTTTTGGTGCTGGTTCTGGAAATCCCTTTTTTACTACAGACACCACTGCGGCATTAAGAGCCGCAGAAATTGATGCTGAGGTGATTTTTAAAGCCACCAAAGTAGACGGAGTATATGATGCAGATCCTCATATTTATCCTGAGGCCAAGCGTTACAATAGCCTTACCTACGCACACGTTTTAGCCAAAGATTTGCGGGTGATGGATAGTACTGCGATCGCCTTGTGTAAAGAAAATAATATCCCAATTCTGGTATTTGACCTAACGGTGCGAGGCAACATCCACCGAGCAGTCTTGGGAGAATCCATCGGTACCCTTGTGGGAGGTTCTTGTGAAATTAGCTGAAGCTGAGAGTACGATGCAAAAGACCGTTGAGGCGACTCAACGATCTTTTAACTCAATTCGCACTGGTCGAGCCAATGCGAGTCTATTAGATAAGGTATTGGTGGATTATTACGGTTCGCCCACTTCCTTGAAATCACTGGCAAACATTAGCACGCCGGATGCTACGACGATCTTAATTCAACCCTACGATCGCAGCAGTTTAAATATAGTCGAAAAAGCGATTTCTTTGTCAGATGTCGGTTTAACCCCCAGCAACGACGGTTCCGTGATTCGTTTGAATATTCCGCCCTTGACAAGCGATCGTCGTAAAGAACTCGTCAAAATAGCATCTAAGTATGCTGAAGAGGGTCGTGTTGCTATTCGCAACATCCGCCGCGATGCCATAGACGCCATTCGCAAACAGGAAAAAAACGCCGAAATTCCTGAAGATGAAGCACGAGATCAGCAAGATAAATTGCAAAAACTAACAAACAAGTACACTGCCCGAATAGACGAATTGCTGGCAGAAAAAGAAAAAGACATTACGACTGTTTAAAGTCTAAAGTCTGAAGCATAAAGGCTGAAGGATAATGGATAAATTCTTCAGCCTTTATCATTTCTTAAGTATCTAACAAAAATTGATCAAGTATCTCAATAGAAAATAAACTAATTCAGGAGCAAAAATTCAGCCTTATGTACGACTGTATCATCGTCGGCGCTGGGCCAGCTGGTGGAACAGCGGCATATCATTTAGCCAAACAAGGTCGCTCAGTATTAGTGCTGGAAAAAGAATCCTTGCCAAGATATAAACCTTGTGGCGGTGGTGTATCTCCAGCGATCGCTCAATGGTTTGACTTTGATTTTAGCCCAGCGATTTCTCTGAAAGCCGACTCCCTTCGCTTTACCTGGAAATTGGGCGACCCAGTGGAAGCAAAAATTGCCACTAAAGAACCAGTCTGGATGGTGCGACGAGATATTTTTGACCATTTCCTAGTACAGCAAGGACAGAAGCAAGGGGCTGAACTACGAGATAATACTGAAGTAACGGGTAT encodes:
- the frr gene encoding ribosome recycling factor, whose amino-acid sequence is MKLAEAESTMQKTVEATQRSFNSIRTGRANASLLDKVLVDYYGSPTSLKSLANISTPDATTILIQPYDRSSLNIVEKAISLSDVGLTPSNDGSVIRLNIPPLTSDRRKELVKIASKYAEEGRVAIRNIRRDAIDAIRKQEKNAEIPEDEARDQQDKLQKLTNKYTARIDELLAEKEKDITTV
- the pyrH gene encoding UMP kinase, translating into MGTNYRRVLLKLSGEALMGNMGYGIDPEVVKGIAQELAEVIATGTQIAIVVGGGNIFRGVKAASAGMDRATADYIGMIATVMNAMTLQDSLERIGVQTRVQTAIAMQELAEPYIRRRAIRHLEKGRVVIFGAGSGNPFFTTDTTAALRAAEIDAEVIFKATKVDGVYDADPHIYPEAKRYNSLTYAHVLAKDLRVMDSTAIALCKENNIPILVFDLTVRGNIHRAVLGESIGTLVGGSCEIS
- a CDS encoding thioredoxin family protein, giving the protein MNLLETIDTPVGSYAPDFELPGIDGQVHHLRRYLEKFRAVGVISMCNHCPYVEWYLGKLRNIQAEFAPKGFTLIGMNGSDGDRETRSSFENMKAFALRHHLNFPYLWDSTQDVTRSFGATKTPMAFLIDTNGIVRYKGRIDNHRQDPSSVGEDYLRTAIASLFKGQEIDIPQTEPIGTTLIWRN